A single Sphingobium sp. EP60837 DNA region contains:
- a CDS encoding zincin-like metallopeptidase domain-containing protein codes for MRRVLRSYAVFNADQIEGLPEKFYLCPVSVVAPHDKLSDRAQRFLDALPATVHQRGDRAFYDRVADSITMPPVELFSTRAYFASTLAHPV; via the coding sequence ATGCGCCGCGTGCTGCGATCCTACGCCGTCTTCAATGCCGATCAGATTGAGGGGCTGCCGGAGAAGTTTTATCTGTGCCCCGTCAGCGTCGTCGCCCCCCACGACAAGCTGTCGGATCGCGCACAGCGCTTCCTCGATGCCCTTCCGGCGACGGTTCACCAGCGCGGCGATCGCGCCTTCTACGACCGCGTTGCCGACAGTATCACGATGCCCCCCGTCGAGTTGTTCTCCACCCGCGCGTATTTCGCTTCGACGTTGGCGCATCCAGTATAA